In Deinococcus irradiatisoli, the genomic stretch TCCGGCAGCGTGAACTGCACGCCCAGGTATTCCGGCCCGGCAGCGGAGGGAGCGTCTGGCGGCATCATGCCCGTTACGCTAGCAAACCTTGACCTTTGGCTCCAGTTCGCTCCGGCCCGCTTAGACTACCCACATGACCCTGCTGGTAACTGCCCGGGTACAGGCCCTCCTGGCCCAGGAACGCACCCTGCTGGCCGACGTGCAGGCGTTTCTGGACGTTGCGGGCCTGCAGGACGCCGCCGAGCAGGCCCGCCAGAGCGCCCGCAACCTCGACGAGGCCTTTTTGCTGGTGGTGGTGGGCGAATTCAACGCCGGCAAGAGCAGCTTCATCAACGCCCTGCTGGAGCGCGCCGTGCTGCCGGAAGGCGTCACCCCCACCACCGACCGCATCTACGTGCTGCTGCACGGCGAAACGCTCGGCGAGACGGAGGCGACCAGCGACCCCTTCGTCAGCCGCATCCGGGCGCCGCTGAGCGTGCTCGAGGGGGTGGCGTTGGTCGACACCCCCGGCACCAACGCCATCCTGCGCCAGCACCAGGCGCTCACCGAGGGCTTCTTACCGCGCGCCGATCTGGTGCTGTTTCTCACCAGCGCCGACCGGCCGTTCACCGAGTCCGAGCGGCAGTTTCTCGAACTGGTCAAGCGCTGGGGCCGCGCGGTGCTGATGGTGGTCAACAAAGCCGATTTGCTCGAAACGCCCCAGGCCCGCGAGGAGGTGCGCACCTTCGTCGAGAGCGGGGCGCGGGTCACCTTGGGCCTGACGCCGCCAGTGTTTCTGGTCTCGGCGCGCGGCGAGCAGCGCGGCGGCGACGCGGGGTTCGCCCAGCTGCGCAGCGCCCTGCAGAGCCGGCTCTCGGAAACCGAGCGCACCCGCCTGAAACTGGCCTCGCCGCTGGGGGTGGTGGCCGAATTGCTGGGCAGCGAGCAGCAGCGCTCCCAGGACGCCCGCCGCGCCCTGCAGGCCGATTTCGCGGCGCTCGCTCGGCTGGAGGAGCAGCGACAGCACCACCACCAGGCCATGCAGGCCGAACTCGACGCCCAGCTGGGCCGCCTGGGAAGGCTTCTGAGCGAGTTCGAGGTGCGGGCCGACAAGTTCATCGACTCGGCGCTGCGGATCGGCAACCTGCGCCAGCTGATCAACGGGCGCGAACTCGAAGCGGCCTTTCGCCGCGACGCGGTGGCGGATCTGCCGCAGGCCATCGAAAAGCAGTTCGGCGATATGGTGGACCGCTTCGTGGAGAGCAACCTGCATTTCTGGGAAGACGTGCAGGCCGACCTGATCCGCCGCCAGAGCGAGGGCGAGGTGGTCCGCACCCGCTTCTCGTACGACCGCGCCGCCCTGATCGAGGGGATTTCCGGCAGCGCCCAGCGCCACCTCGCCGAGGGCACCCAGCAGGCGCTCAGCCGGCAGCTCTCTCAGGACGCCGAAGACGCCCTGAAAGGCGTGATCGGCTTCGGGGCCGGCGGGGTGGCCATAGGCACCGCCACGGCGCTGGCGCTCGGTGGGGTGCTGGCCGACTTCACCGGGGTGCTGGCGGCGCTGGCGGTGGGCAGCCTGGGGCTGTTCGTCTTGCCGCAAAAGCGCCTCTCGGCGCTGCGGCAGCTGCGCGTGCGGCTTTCGGCCCTGCGCGAGAGCCTGGAGAGCATCGTGCGGCGCGAGTACCAGCGCGAGCAGGAGCGCGCCGACGCCCGCCTGGGCGACGCCACCGCCCCGCTGACCCGCTTTCTGCGCCAGGAACAGGCCCGGCTGGAACGCAGCGAGGAGCGAGGCGGCGAGCTGCGGGCACGCCTGGAGGAGCTGCGCCGGGACGTGGCTCAACTCGGCGGCAAGGAAGCGGGCAGTTGACGACCTGCTGACCTAGGGCCCGCTGCGGCCCGGCGGCGATCAATTGCAAAGAATTTAACGCTTCGGCGTTGTCACTTGTGATGCTTGCGTCAGGGGCCAGCCGTTACTGTACGGCGGTATTCGCCGCGCTGGGCCGACTTTCAGCAGAGGCGAGAGGAGAACCACGTGAAACGCATCTACCTTGC encodes the following:
- a CDS encoding dynamin family protein; this encodes MLVTARVQALLAQERTLLADVQAFLDVAGLQDAAEQARQSARNLDEAFLLVVVGEFNAGKSSFINALLERAVLPEGVTPTTDRIYVLLHGETLGETEATSDPFVSRIRAPLSVLEGVALVDTPGTNAILRQHQALTEGFLPRADLVLFLTSADRPFTESERQFLELVKRWGRAVLMVVNKADLLETPQAREEVRTFVESGARVTLGLTPPVFLVSARGEQRGGDAGFAQLRSALQSRLSETERTRLKLASPLGVVAELLGSEQQRSQDARRALQADFAALARLEEQRQHHHQAMQAELDAQLGRLGRLLSEFEVRADKFIDSALRIGNLRQLINGRELEAAFRRDAVADLPQAIEKQFGDMVDRFVESNLHFWEDVQADLIRRQSEGEVVRTRFSYDRAALIEGISGSAQRHLAEGTQQALSRQLSQDAEDALKGVIGFGAGGVAIGTATALALGGVLADFTGVLAALAVGSLGLFVLPQKRLSALRQLRVRLSALRESLESIVRREYQREQERADARLGDATAPLTRFLRQEQARLERSEERGGELRARLEELRRDVAQLGGKEAGS